A genomic region of Solanum dulcamara chromosome 2, daSolDulc1.2, whole genome shotgun sequence contains the following coding sequences:
- the LOC129877361 gene encoding protein MIZU-KUSSEI 1-like yields the protein MITSYTTTTSPITSVDCQKQVRSWRFLRSLMKLLIPRCNCIFVEEENNDRKHIPYFHHNSSSSSSATTITGTIFGSRKGKVNFCIQSNPNSTNPILLIELAVSTSSLAREMQKGIVKIALESKINDYSFSSSSSSSLLSMPIWRMYCNGKKVGFAAKRKRTKVDLQVLRQMESIIVGDGVIHGKKGVIKRDDDDDIMYLRGKFERVRGSNDSESFHLVDPEENMGQELSIFFLRSLD from the coding sequence atGATAACTTCATATACCACAACCACTAGTCCTATAACTTCCGTCGACTGCCAAAAACAAGTGCGTTCATGGAGGTTTCTTCGTTCACTCATGAAACTTCTGATTCCTCGATGCAATTGCATCTTTgttgaagaagaaaacaatgataGAAAACATATACCCTACTTCCATCACAACTCGTCATCATCATCCTCAGCCACAACCATAACTGGTACAATCTTTGGTTCACGTAAAGGAAAAGTCAACTTTTGCATCCAGTCAAACCCTAATTCCACAAACCCTATTCTTCTCATTGAACTCGCGGTTTCAACTTCTTCACTTGCTCGTGAAATGCAAAAGGGGATAGTGAAAATCGCGCTAGAAAGTAAAATAAATGAttattccttctcttcttcttcttcgtcatCTCTTTTGTCTATGCCAATATGGAGGATGTATTGTAATGGAAAGAAAGTAGGGTTTGCAGCTAAAAGAAAACGTACAAAAGTTGATTTGCAAGTTTTGAGGCAAATGGAATCAATTATTGTTGGAGATGGAGTTATTCATGGGAAAAAAGGAGTTATAAAaagagatgatgatgatgatataatgtATCTAAGAGGAAAATTTGAAAGGGTTCGTGGATCTAATGACTCAGAGTCCTTTCATTTGGTTGACCCTGAAGAAAATATGGGTCAAGAGCTAAGCATTTTCTTTCTACGCTCTCTTGATTAA
- the LOC129873230 gene encoding secreted RxLR effector protein 161-like: protein MTISRPDIMYAVGLVSKFMEKPKQDHWIAAKRILRYIKGTMDYGLFYTHFEKSKLIGYLDSNYGKDLDDRKSTSRYLFHLGSAAFSWSSKKQQIVALSTCEAKYIIATACTCLAVWLKNILEELFFAQENPITIYVDNKSTISHAKNPVSHSRSKYIDAKNHFIREQNSGEQNSGVSLLSH from the coding sequence ATGACTATCTCGCGGCCAGATATTATGTATGCAGTTGGACTGGTTAGCAAATTTATGGAAAAGCCAAAACAAGATCATTGGATTGCCGCAAAGAGAATTTTGAGATACATCAAAGGTACGATGGATTATGGTCTCTTTTATACACActttgaaaaatcaaaattgatTGGTTACTTAGACAGTAATTATGGGAAAGACTTGGATGATCGAAAAAGCACATCCAGATATTTATTCCATCTTGGCTCAGCAGCATTTTCATGGTCATCAAAGAAACAACAAATTGTTGCTCTTTCAACATGTGaagcaaaatatataattgCGACAGCATGTACCTGCCTAGCAGTTTGGTTGAAGAATATTttggaagaattattttttgCTCAAGAAAATCCGATCACAATTTATGTTGACAATAAGTCTACCATATCACACGCGAAGAATCCGGTGTCGCACAGTCGAAGCAAGTACATTGATGCAAAGAATCATTTTATCCGAGAACAAAACAGTGGAGAACAAAACAGTGGAGTTAGTCTATTGTCGCACTGA